In Deferribacteraceae bacterium V6Fe1, one genomic interval encodes:
- a CDS encoding ABC transporter permease — protein MISIIIDATIRAGTSILYATLGEIIIERSGIINLGIEGLMLIGALAGFYTTYTTESLILGVFAAVLVAGLAGLIHGILCTYFKGNQIVSGLALTMFGVGITAVLGKSMVGQTIVGFKRIEIPVLSKIPIIGNSLFNQDILVYLSIFLVFLISFFLYKTVWGLNLRTVGENPYAADVSGIDTYKYRLAATFVGSGLAGLGGAYLSLAYTPLWIENMTAGRGWIAVALVIFSSWSCKRALFGAYFFGGISAIQLRFQAMGTTISAHILQMLPYIFTIIVLIIATIKIEKGSSSQPESLGLVYDREDRK, from the coding sequence ATGATTTCAATAATAATTGATGCTACTATCAGAGCCGGAACTTCCATACTTTATGCAACTCTCGGTGAAATTATTATAGAGCGTTCAGGAATTATAAATTTAGGGATAGAAGGACTTATGCTCATAGGCGCCCTTGCCGGATTTTATACTACATACACTACGGAAAGTCTTATTTTAGGGGTCTTTGCGGCGGTCTTAGTTGCAGGACTTGCCGGTCTCATTCATGGTATACTTTGCACATACTTCAAAGGTAACCAAATCGTAAGCGGCCTTGCACTTACAATGTTTGGAGTCGGGATTACGGCAGTTTTGGGAAAAAGTATGGTTGGGCAGACTATTGTTGGGTTTAAAAGAATAGAAATACCTGTGCTTTCAAAAATTCCAATCATCGGTAACTCCCTTTTTAACCAAGACATTTTAGTATATCTAAGTATTTTTCTTGTTTTTTTAATCTCATTCTTTTTATACAAAACCGTATGGGGATTAAACTTAAGAACTGTCGGGGAAAATCCATACGCTGCTGACGTATCGGGGATAGACACATATAAATATCGACTTGCAGCCACCTTTGTAGGCTCAGGGCTTGCAGGCCTTGGCGGTGCATATTTATCCCTTGCATATACTCCATTATGGATAGAAAATATGACAGCAGGGCGTGGCTGGATTGCAGTTGCCCTTGTAATATTTTCCTCATGGTCTTGCAAAAGAGCACTTTTTGGGGCATATTTCTTCGGTGGTATAAGTGCCATTCAATTGCGATTTCAAGCAATGGGGACAACAATTTCAGCCCATATATTACAAATGCTCCCCTATATATTCACCATAATAGTTCTTATTATTGCAACCATAAAAATAGAAAAAGGCTCTTCAAGTCAACCCGAATCTTTAGGGCTTGTTTATGACAGAGAGGACAGGAAATAA
- a CDS encoding ABC transporter ATP-binding protein yields the protein MSSCILKVENISKSFAGFVANENVSLEIFKGEIHTILGENGAGKSTLMNILTGLYKPDSGNIYIDNKKVTIKSPKDALNHKIGMVHQHFMLVNNHSVFENILLSIKLDSFIINKQKLKSTVLKLIEDFELNIDIEQPVWKLSIGQQQWIELIKLLIRDSQILILDEPTAVLTPQESEFLFTFLTKLKEQGKAIIFISHKMKEVMSLSDKVTVLKKGRTVATLNKGEFDEQKLAELMISNTEPVQLNKSEKVFKNHILEINNLNVKNDKGLSDLTDFSLNLYEGEILGIAGITGNGQKALAEVLTGLKKPNSGKILVKGEDITYSTSKSKYISGIAHIPEDRKTMGIAPDLSIDENLILKNYSSNKFTNMFFLSKTKIRENAIEQIKKYSIKTGYEGIPVRLLSGGNIQKVIIARELSENPLILVALYPTRGLDVGSAEYVYQVLLQAREKGMSTILISEDLDELLKISDRIAVMFRGKNMGYLEPDKTSKTEIGLLMSGKR from the coding sequence ATGTCATCCTGTATTTTAAAAGTAGAAAATATTTCCAAGTCTTTTGCCGGTTTTGTTGCCAATGAGAATGTTTCACTTGAAATATTCAAAGGTGAAATACACACAATTTTAGGGGAAAACGGTGCAGGTAAAAGCACGTTAATGAATATTTTAACGGGACTTTACAAACCAGACAGCGGAAATATTTATATTGATAACAAAAAAGTCACCATAAAATCCCCAAAGGATGCATTAAACCATAAGATAGGCATGGTTCACCAACACTTTATGCTTGTAAACAATCACTCTGTTTTTGAAAACATTCTTTTAAGCATAAAGCTTGATTCATTTATTATTAACAAGCAAAAGTTAAAATCTACGGTGCTTAAACTTATTGAAGATTTTGAGTTAAATATAGATATAGAACAACCTGTATGGAAACTTTCCATAGGTCAGCAACAGTGGATAGAATTAATAAAACTGTTAATAAGGGATTCACAAATTCTTATTCTTGATGAGCCAACTGCAGTTTTGACCCCTCAGGAATCAGAATTTTTATTCACATTTTTAACCAAACTTAAAGAACAAGGCAAGGCGATCATATTTATCTCGCACAAAATGAAAGAGGTAATGAGTCTATCAGATAAAGTCACAGTTCTGAAAAAAGGGAGGACGGTAGCAACACTAAATAAGGGGGAATTTGACGAGCAAAAACTTGCCGAACTTATGATAAGCAACACAGAGCCCGTTCAATTAAACAAATCTGAGAAAGTGTTTAAAAATCACATCCTTGAAATTAATAATTTAAATGTAAAAAACGATAAAGGGCTTTCCGACTTGACAGACTTTTCCTTAAACTTGTATGAAGGGGAAATTTTAGGGATAGCAGGAATCACGGGAAACGGTCAAAAAGCCTTGGCTGAGGTTCTCACCGGCCTTAAAAAACCCAATTCTGGTAAAATTTTAGTCAAGGGTGAAGACATAACCTATTCAACATCAAAATCCAAATATATTTCAGGGATTGCCCATATCCCTGAAGACAGAAAAACGATGGGGATAGCCCCTGATCTTTCCATTGATGAAAACCTTATTCTAAAAAACTACTCTTCAAATAAGTTTACAAATATGTTTTTTCTTAGCAAGACTAAGATAAGGGAAAATGCAATAGAGCAAATAAAAAAATACTCAATAAAAACAGGTTATGAAGGGATACCTGTGAGACTTCTTTCAGGCGGCAATATTCAAAAAGTCATAATCGCAAGGGAATTATCCGAAAATCCGCTAATATTGGTTGCCCTTTATCCCACAAGGGGCCTTGATGTTGGCTCTGCGGAATATGTATATCAAGTGCTTTTACAAGCAAGGGAAAAAGGGATGAGCACAATACTTATATCTGAAGATTTAGATGAGTTGTTAAAGATTTCCGACAGAATAGCCGTTATGTTTAGAGGTAAAAATATGGGTTATCTCGAACCTGACAAAACATCTAAAACAGAAATCGGACTTTTAATGAGTGGTAAAAGATGA
- a CDS encoding ABC transporter permease, with the protein MKFKLVKKPPVSGIKSILTTLLSIFIALLISGIFLAFADVNPISAYKDILIESVGSVYGITETLVKTTPLIFCGLGVAVAFRMQLWNIGAEGQLYMGAFGASLVALHLNTDSHFIMISLMFISAVFFGGLWALIPGALKAIYNVNETIVTLLMNYIAILWVDFLIYGAWKDPKGFNFPISAEFTSAARLNEYFDSRLHSGFFLALLCALLVFIIIEKTVWGYEIKVIGSNPKAAMYAGINIKKNIILVMFISGALSAIAGFSELAGVQHRLQHAISPGYGYTAIIIAWLAKRSAFGVVIVSFLMGMLFVGSDSMQIYYQLPVAMVSVFQGLILFSLIVAEFFKEHKIVMVKE; encoded by the coding sequence ATGAAATTCAAATTAGTAAAGAAGCCGCCTGTCAGTGGCATAAAATCTATTTTGACAACACTGCTATCCATATTTATAGCTCTTTTGATAAGCGGTATTTTCCTTGCCTTCGCAGATGTAAATCCAATTAGCGCTTACAAGGATATACTTATAGAATCAGTCGGCTCTGTTTACGGCATTACAGAAACCCTTGTAAAAACAACACCGCTTATTTTTTGCGGACTTGGTGTGGCAGTTGCCTTCAGAATGCAGTTGTGGAACATTGGTGCGGAAGGGCAGCTCTACATGGGTGCCTTTGGTGCATCGTTAGTGGCACTTCACCTTAATACCGACAGTCACTTTATAATGATTTCTCTGATGTTCATTTCGGCGGTATTTTTTGGCGGGCTATGGGCACTAATCCCCGGAGCTTTAAAAGCCATTTACAATGTAAACGAAACAATTGTAACACTTTTGATGAATTATATTGCAATATTATGGGTAGACTTTTTGATCTATGGAGCATGGAAAGACCCCAAAGGGTTTAACTTCCCCATATCAGCTGAATTTACAAGTGCAGCAAGATTAAATGAGTATTTTGACTCTAGACTGCATTCGGGTTTTTTTCTCGCTCTGTTATGTGCGTTGCTGGTTTTTATTATCATAGAAAAAACAGTCTGGGGTTATGAAATAAAGGTAATAGGGAGTAATCCGAAGGCTGCAATGTATGCCGGAATAAATATAAAAAAGAATATTATATTGGTAATGTTTATCAGCGGTGCTTTAAGTGCAATTGCAGGATTTTCTGAGCTTGCCGGGGTACAGCACAGACTGCAGCATGCAATCTCCCCGGGCTACGGTTATACCGCAATTATCATTGCATGGCTTGCCAAAAGAAGTGCCTTTGGGGTAGTAATAGTTTCCTTTCTTATGGGTATGCTTTTTGTAGGTAGCGACTCCATGCAAATCTATTATCAATTACCTGTAGCAATGGTAAGTGTATTTCAGGGGCTCATCCTTTTCTCCCTTATTGTTGCCGAATTTTTCAAAGAACATAAAATTGTAATGGTGAAAGAATAA
- a CDS encoding phosphoribosyltransferase gives MTVKEMLLKLIEDEGSIKGSVINVEKFINHKVSCSLYGKIADAFIENFPPDSFDKILTVESSGIVLASFIAVKSQKDFIFLKKKKPLTMNEYFSEKSYSFTKQAETELYLSKHVVNKGERFLFVDDFYANGSTSASARKLVEKAGCVIAGIGVIIDKSNNNDIFSILKLKDIKQ, from the coding sequence ATGACAGTAAAAGAGATGCTTCTTAAACTAATTGAGGATGAAGGCAGTATTAAGGGGAGCGTAATTAACGTAGAAAAATTTATTAATCATAAAGTATCTTGCTCACTTTACGGTAAGATAGCCGATGCTTTTATCGAAAATTTTCCACCTGACTCTTTTGATAAAATATTAACCGTAGAGTCAAGCGGTATAGTTTTGGCAAGTTTTATAGCAGTTAAATCTCAAAAAGACTTTATCTTTTTAAAGAAAAAAAAGCCTCTTACTATGAACGAATACTTCAGTGAAAAGAGCTATTCCTTTACCAAACAAGCCGAAACAGAGCTCTACCTTTCAAAACACGTTGTCAATAAAGGGGAAAGATTTCTTTTTGTTGATGATTTTTATGCCAACGGCAGCACGTCCGCTTCAGCAAGGAAGCTTGTTGAAAAAGCCGGTTGCGTAATAGCAGGAATAGGGGTAATTATTGACAAAAGTAACAATA